Proteins from a genomic interval of Antedon mediterranea chromosome 5, ecAntMedi1.1, whole genome shotgun sequence:
- the LOC140050373 gene encoding CWF19-like protein 2: MSLINFESSTKLENQRNEKRKRREKIIDDAKEKYQKHVKRKEERRLKGEDTWMLPSVSQKIADDEQKIKSKKPKKEKKKHKKKQKHKKKEKNNSSSSDDSEDDDEMQWVVKEEEPKEAPVKPVYTVAGPPPSVLEPQQSQRDDWMKDSFDMNTYTRKDLRKDKDVEKEKEKKERKSVLDNPGQCKNELNPFWKNGGSGLPEENPNKTSTTNVPKKSRDGGVWWLKQSYKRAVEQSDDSGKAVDDILAERFGSAEKYYKMLAEAEGSLDQQRGNQQGHRNQNRDGRYDGRTDDRRDRYDDGRTRHRDRNDNRGRHENTERDKNEYKDEERSSRRSRDPHDDRRSGSDRRHERDRDDKREEKYDNRDRKSRFLKPGDMSSKRKPMFRKPGEGIGEESSYQRHKEITKTTPSQNWRDKAFRKPSDETEKAKDRKVPSPVASSSKESKREYSNSGSSSSSEDGSGSGSSDSEERSPSPPPVRILTEQEMNQLGAKILRAELMGNEEQAAKLKAELEAARKAKLEQPKMPARSGQSNDQSEEIILTRMNKSGQCWPVPEMEGVAEYRKGKTRKKKVKLPTHGDGGERERYFADDDNFDLKTLVQRERMSRAEDQNMMLSRLAGRSIDKTDDEYHTLDDMFVSRAAQVESRAQAEEKMKARAIAEHKQLSAALSKCPYCLDSSEMKKHLIISLGTKVYLSLPATRSLTDGHCLLIPMQHATAATALDEDVWNEIQTLKRALVTMFESQDEDVVFLETSMNLRKQYHMRIECVPVPKELEEMAPIYFKKAIMETGSEWSQNKKLIDTHQKGIRKSVPKGFPYFSVEFAMDGGFAHVIEDEQTFSHYFGKEILGGMLDLEPRRWRNPLRENFDNQRRKVLRFADWWKPFDITNK, from the exons ATGTCGCTGATTAACTTTGAGAGCTCGACAAAACTTGAAAACCAGCGAAATGAAAAACGAAAACGCAGAGAAAAAATTATTGATGAC GCAaaagaaaaatatcaaaaacatgTCAAACGTAAAGAAGAAAGACGATTAAAGGGAGAAGATACCTGGATGTTACCATCAGTGAGTCAGAAGATTGCCGACGAC GAACAGAAGATCAAGTCAAAGAAAcctaaaaaagagaaaaaaaaacacaagaaGAAACAAAAgcataaaaagaaagaaaaaaacaactCTTCAAGTTCAGATGACtcggaagatgatgatgaaatgCAGTGGGTTGTAAAAGAAGAAGAACCAAAAGAAGCCCCAGTAAAACCTGTATACACTGTGGCTGGACCACCGCCTTCTGTCTTGGAGCCGCAGCAGTCACAG CGAGATGACTGGATGAAGGATTCCTTTGACATGAACACATACACAAGAAAAGATTTGAGGAAGGATAAAGATGtagagaaagaaaaagaaaagaaagaaaggaAGAGTGTGTTGGATAAT ccTGGGCAGTGCAAGAACGAGTTGAATCCTTTCTGGAAGAATGGAGGTAGTGGCCTTCCTGAAGAAAACCCCAACAAAACAAGTACAacaaatgtaccaaagaaaagTAGGGATGGTGGAGTTTGGTGGCTGAAGCAGTCTTATAAAAGAGCAGTTGAACAGTCAGACGATAGTGGAAAGGCAGTGGATGATATTCTTGCTGAAAGGTTTGGG tctgcagaaaaatattataaaatgttggCAGAAGCTGAGGGATCTTTGGATCAACAAAGAGGAAACCAGCAAGGGCATCGGAACCAGAACAGAGATGGAAGGTACGATGGAAGAACCGATGACAGAAGGGATCGGTATGATGATGGCAGAACAAGACATCGAGATAGAAATGACAATAGAGGTAGACATGAAAATACAGAAAGagataaaaatgaatataaagatGAGGAGAGATCGAGCAGAAGAAGTAGAGACCCACATGATGACAGAAGATCAGGGAGTGATAGAAGGCATGAGAGAGACAGAGATGACAAACGAGAAGAAAAATATGATAACCGAGATCGTAAAAGTAGGTTTCTTAAACCAGGTGATATGAGTTCGAAAAGAAAACCAATGTTTAGAAAACCTGGTGAAGGCATTGGAGAAGAATCAAGTTATCAAAGACATAAAGAAATTACAAAGACTACTCCATCACAGAACTGGAGAGATAAAGCATTTAGGAAGCCTTCTGATGAAACAGAAAAGGCAAAAGACAGAAAAGTGCCATCTCCAGTGGCATCATCTTCTAAAGAAAGTAAAAGAGAGTACAGTAATAGTGGCAGCAGCAGCAGTAGTGAGGATGGTAGTGGGTCTGGTAGTAGTGATTCAGAAGAACGTAGTCCTTCTCCACCGCCTGTCAGGATTTTAACAGAGCAAGAGATGAACCAGCTAGGCGCAAAGATTCTGAGGGCTGAACTTATGGGCAATGAG GAACAAGCTGCTAAACTGAAAGCTGAACTTGAAGCAGCTAGAAAAGCAAAATTAGAACAACCTAAAATGCCtgctaggtcaggtcaatccaATGACCAATCAGAGGAGATTATCCTTACCAGAATGAATAAGAGTGGGCAGTGTTGGCCAGTGCCGGAGATGGAAGGAGTGGCTGAGTATAGAAAGGGaaagacaagaaaaaaaaaagttaag CTTCCAACACATGGTGATGGTGGTGAAAGAGAACGCTATTTTGCAGATGATGATAATTTTGACTTAAAGACGTTGGTACAGCGAGAGAGAATGAGTCGTGCAGAAGATCAGAATATGATGCTGTCAAGGTTAGCTGGAAGG tCTATTGACAAGACTGATGATGAGTATCATACTCTAGATGATATGTTTGTCTCGCGAGCCGCTCAGGTTGAGTCTCGTGCTCAAGCAGAAGAGAAAATGAAAGCCAGAGCCATAGCTGAACACAAGCAACTTTCTGCTGCCCTCTCTAAATGTCCTTATTGTCTGGACAGCTCTGAGATGAAAAAGCACCTTATCATATCTTTAGGAACAAAG gtGTATTTAAGTTTACCAGCGACGCGATCGCTTACAGACGGCCATTGTCTACTGATACCAATGCAACATGCGACGGCAGCAACGGCATTAGATGAAGATGTTTGGAATGAAATACAG acATTAAAGAGGGCGCTTGTCACAATGTTCGAATCACAAGATGAAGATGTAGTATTTCTGGAAACGTCTATGAACCTACGCAAGCAATATCACATGCGTATCGAATGTGTACCTGTACCGAAGGAGTTGGAGGAAATGGCACCTATTTATTTTAAG AAAGCTATAATGGAAACTGGGTCAGAATGGTCACAGAATAAGAAGTTAATAGACACACATCAAAAGGGTATACGCAAATCG GTACCAAAGGGCTTTCCATATTTTAGTGTTGAGTTCGCAATGGATGGAGGATTTGCACATGTCATAGAAGATGAACAAACATTCTCACATTATTTTGGCAAG gAAATACTGGGTGGGATGCTGGACTTGGAGCCTAGGCGCTGGAGAAATCCATTGAGAGAAAATTTTGACAATCAGAGACGGAAGGTTTTGAGGTTTGCAGATTGGTGGAAGCCATTCGATAtcacaaataaataa
- the LOC140050375 gene encoding lipoyl synthase, mitochondrial-like has translation MSKTVAVTFQAGSRLFPIFRNSLLGARRCCSNLTLEQKKKIADGPSLEDFISGDIVLEEPFEGPYDGTLKREKGIKRLRLPPWLKTEIPIGNNYYKLKETLRDLNLHTVCEEARCPNIGECWGGGEHSTATATIMLLGDTCTRGCLFCSVKTARKPPAPDANEPVNTASAIAKWGLDYVVLTSVDRDDLPDGGSIHFAETVSEIKSRAPQIMVECLTPDFRGDLEAVGNIVRSGLDVYAHNIETVEALQKFVRDPRANYKQSMKVLEHVKMLDDQKFTKSSIMLGLGETDQEVFQTLKDLRTAGVECVTLGQYMQPTKRHLRVEEYVTPEKFSYWEKVGKKLGFAYTASGPLVRSSYKAGEFYIKNLLEKRRESNTTSSE, from the exons ATGTCTAAAACCGTTGCAGTAACGTTTCAAGCAGGAAGTAGGCTGTTTCCA atttttcgTAACTCATTGCTGGGCGCTAGAAGATGCTGTAGCAATTTAACTTTggaacagaaaaagaaaattgcGGATGGACCCAGTCTAGAAGATTTCATATCGGGAGACATAGTTCTAGAAGAACCTTTTGAAGGCCCTTATGATGGGACTTTAAAACGAGAGAAAGGAATAAAACG ACTTCGTCTACCACCATGGTTAAAGACAGAGATTCCTATCGgcaataattattacaaattaaaagaaACCTTACGAGATCTTAATTTGCATACG GTATGCGAAGAAGCGAGGTGTCCTAATATTGGTGAATGCTGGGGAGGTGGTGAACATTCAACGGCAACAGCTACTATTATG ttgcTAGGAGATACATGTACAAGAGGATGTCTGTTTTGTTCTGTTAAAACTGCAAGAAAGCCTCCTGCACCAGATGCAAATGAACCAGTAAATACAGCAAGTGCAATAGCCAAATGGGGTTTAGATTATGTGGTACTCACATCAGTTGACAGAGATG ACTTGCCAGATGGAGGGTCAATACACTTTGCTGAAACTGTCTCGGAAATCAAAAGCAG AGCGCCACAAATAATGGTTGAGTGTTTGACTCCGGATTTCCGAGGTGATCTAGAAGCTGTTGGTAATATTGTTCGTTCTGGACTTGATGTATATGCGCATAATATTGAAACGGTAGAGGCATTGCAGAA ATTTGTGCGTGATCCACGAGCGAACTACAAACAATCTATGAAGGTTCTTGAACATGTTAAAATGTTAGATGATCAGAAATTTACTAAATCATCCATCATGCTAGGACTTGGAGAAACAGACCAGGAAGTATTCCAGACCCTCAAAG ATTTACGGACTGCTGGCGTAGAATGCGTGACGTTGGGTCAATACATGCAGCCAACTAAACGACATCTAAGAGTAGAAGAATATGTAACGCCTGAGAAGTTCAGTTATTGGGAAAAAGTTGGAAAGAAATTAGGATTCGCTTACACAGCAAGTGGGCCTTTAGTGCGTTCTTCATACAAAGCTG gtgAATTTTACATCAAGAATCTGTTGGAAAAGCGACGTGAATCAAATACCACATCAAGcgaataa